The Daucus carota subsp. sativus chromosome 2, DH1 v3.0, whole genome shotgun sequence genome includes a window with the following:
- the LOC108209242 gene encoding photosystem I reaction center subunit psaK, chloroplastic yields the protein MASAVMTSLPQFNGLKANSPPVSPVKSLVAVQPMKRKGNGALGARCDFIGSSTNLIMVTSTSLMLFAGRFGLAPSANRKATAGLKLEARDSGLQTGDPAGFTLADTLACGTVGHIIGVGVVLGLKNMGAI from the exons ATGGCAAGTGCTGTCATGACATCTCTGCCTCAGTTTAATGGTCTCAAAGCCAATTCTCCACCAGTTTCTCCTGTCAAAAGCTTG GTAGCAGTCCAGCCGATGAAACGCAAAGGGAATGGAGCTCTGGGAGCTCGCTGTGATTTCATTGGATCGTCAACAAACCTG ATAATGGTGACTTCTACAAGCTTGATGCTTTTCGCGGGAAGATTTGGATTAGCGCCATCGGCAAACAGGAAGGCTACTGCAGGTTTGAAGCTCGAAGCTAGGGACTCTGGACTACAAACAGGGGACCCTGCTGGTTTCACTCTTGCGGATACCTTGGCCTGTGGAACTGTCGGTCACATCATCGGAGTTGGAGTGGTTCTCGGGCTTAAGAATATGGGTGCTATTTGA